In Macadamia integrifolia cultivar HAES 741 chromosome 1, SCU_Mint_v3, whole genome shotgun sequence, a single window of DNA contains:
- the LOC122086258 gene encoding probable disease resistance protein At1g59620: MLPRNGIKVPSGIGILTNLQSLTNLFIRPGIIHELRSLTQLKKLKLRDVSEEHGSELSACIMKMTGLLCLSMDSGYDEDEMLPTLDPFSPPPFMRHLSLCGHLVDIPDWVCSMEGLTKLTLAYSFLPEEAIYVLQFLPNLKHLNLGGACNSKQINKGFCKVGGFPKLETLRICSDDLVEWIEIEKGAFPNLAFLFFQNCLRMMNLPEGLQYVTTLKELMIVALHPDLKRRLKPDGGKENYKIKHIPLIRVI, from the exons ATGTTGCCAAGGAATGGAATAAAAGTTCCCTCAGGTATAGGCATATTAACAAACCTCCAGAGTTTAACTAATTTATTTATAAGACCTGGCATCATCCATGAGTTAAGAAGTTTGACTCAactcaagaaattgaaattgagggATGTATCAGAAGAACATGGCAGTGAGCtctctgcttgtattatgaagatGACAGGACTCCTCTGCTTGTCTATGGATTCAggatatgatgaagatgaaatgTTGCCCACATTGGATCCGTTTTCGCCACCCCCGTTTATGAGACACCTCAGCTTATGCGGGCATCTAGTTGATATTCCTGATTGGGTTTGTTCCATGGAGGGCCTCACTAAGTTAACCTTAGCCTATTCTTTTCTACCTGAGGAAGCAATTTATGTACTTCAGTTTCTTCCTAACTTGAAGCATCTAAATTTGGGTGGAGCCTGcaacagcaaacaaataaacaagGGATTTTGCAAGGTGGGTGGATTTCCAAAGCTAGAGACACTCAGAATCTGTTCAGATGATCTAGTAGAGTGGATTGAGATAGAAAAGGGGGCATTCCCAAACTTAGcattcctcttcttccaaaatTGTCTACGGATGATGAATCTTCCAGAAGGATTGCAATATGTCACCACACTAAAAGAATTGATGATCGTTGCCTTGCACCCAGACCTTAAACGGAGGTTGAAACCTGATGGAGGCAAAGAGAATTACAAGATCAAACACATTCCACTAATAAG GGTTATTTGA